Proteins encoded together in one Lathyrus oleraceus cultivar Zhongwan6 chromosome 5, CAAS_Psat_ZW6_1.0, whole genome shotgun sequence window:
- the LOC127080063 gene encoding uncharacterized protein LOC127080063 yields MSQHQDTSASKNTKSTPKFSVPPMGVPDDEILDVAHLSIIPAADIDLKQPISIDASASACSNQGNPSSIPSGSTSITKYKEETHYTDRVIRDIVTTILNECHSVKGVSTPLAQMYPPPEVEQPSGKGDDSSNSEKALAAEGLRSLGQTASDKGKSVASNTANASHSEKHDNANVVIDLEDGSSDDQEESLIHHIKPSVAKRMMTRKGKYVAELIKVEIKKRKVRDDLEPEEDVEEDVPDISHAKKTTVRKSPIKVPVVHLDNISFHLEDGAAKWKFVIQRRVDVERKLGKDVANVKEVMDLIQAAGLLKTVVGFSQCYEGLVKEFIVNIPEDISDKNNKEFCKVYMRGKCITLSPTVINTFLAEIMRVQEN; encoded by the exons atgtcacaacatcaagaTACATCTGCTTCTAAAAATACTAAGTCTACTCCAAAATTTAGTGTTCCTCCCATGGGCGTCCCTGATGATGAGATTCTGGATGTGGCTCATCTCTCTATTATTCCCGCCGCGGACATTGATTTGAAACAACCCATCTCCATTGATGCCTCCGCTTCTGCGTGTTCCAATCAAGGTAATCCCTCTAGTATTCCATCTGGTTCAACTTCTATCACTAAGTATAAGGAAGAAACACACTATACTGATCGTGTTATAAGAGACATAGTTACTACAATTCTTAATGAATGTCACTCTGTGAAGGGGGTTTCTACTCCCCTTGCTCAAATGTATCCCCCTCCCGAGGTTGAACAACCTAGTGGTAAGGGTGATGATTCCTCCAATTCTGAAAAGGCCTTGGCTGCTGAAGGGTTGCGCTCTCTAGGGCAAACCGCGTCTGACAAAGGGAAATCGGTGGCCTCTAACACGGCTAATGCTTCCCACTCTGAGAAGCATGATAATGCAAATGTTGTGATTGATCTAGAGGATGGTAGCTCTGATGATCAAGAGGAAAGCTTGATTCATCACATAAAGCCAAGTGTGGCTAAACGCATGATGACTCGTAAAGGAAAATATGTGGCTGAACTTAT CAAGGTTGAAATaaagaagaggaaggtcagagatGATCTTGAGCCTGAAgaggatgttgaggaagatgtccctgacatctcgCATGCGAAGAAAACTACGGTTAGGAAGTCTCCAATTAAAGTACCTGTTGTTCATTTGGATAACATCTCCTTCCATCTTGAGGATGGAGCTGCTaagtggaaatttgtgattcaGAGAAGGGTAGATGTGGAAAGGAAATTGGGAAAAGATGTTGCTAATgtcaaggaggtcatggacctgatacAAGCTGCTGGGCTTTTGAAGACTGTTGTTGGGTTCTCTCAATGCTACGAAGGTTTAGTCAAGGAATTTATTGTTAATATTCCTGAGGATATTTCTGATAAGAACAACAAGGAGTTCTGCAAGGTGTATATGAGGGGTAAGTGTATAACATTATCTCCTACTGTTATTAATACTTTTCTGGCAGAAATAATGAGGGTGCAGGAGAATTAG